In Silene latifolia isolate original U9 population chromosome 6, ASM4854445v1, whole genome shotgun sequence, the genomic window ttgcaccctaacattcTTCAACCTAAGAGTTATGAATTTACACAATTGTTGCTCATTGCTAGATGAAAAGCCTTATTCTCCCTTCTTCAAACATGGCTAACAAGAAGGGAGCGATATTGGAGGCAACTTTCCAGAGTTCAGAACTTGAAATTAAAGGACAAGAATACGAGATATCTTCACATAATGGCCTCAATTAGGAAAAGAAGAAACTTCATCGGAGCTATACAAGTAGAGAACAGCACTTTCACAGATCAAAGGAGAATAAGGAAGGAAATAGTAAAGTACTTTAAAAGACTATATAGAAGAGATATTACTGATGTTGAGGCACTTGGTTCCCTACCCTTTGTGACGATATCACGCGATCAAAGCTCGAGTATTGAAAGTGTTCCCGATGATGAGGAGATTAAGGCGGCTGTGTGGGATTGTGACGGTGGTAAAACGCCAGGTTATGATGGATTTAACTTCAGATTTGTCAAGAAGTGTTGGGGCACTATTGGTGAGGAATTTACGAAAATTGTAAGACAGTTCTTCATCGAAGGTCATTTTCCAGAAGAGATTAATAATACTTGGGTAACTCTTATACCAAAAGTGGataatgcaattgaaatgacggATTTCAGGCCAATTAGCATGGTCGGCTGTGTTTACAAAGTGATTTCAAAGATACTAGCTGAGAGGCTTCGAAGCCTACTACCTAGTCTAATTGGTGAGACTCAGACTGCATTTGTACAGAATAGGCAAATATTGGATGGCGCCTTAATTGCAAATGAAGTGGTGCATTGGCTTAAAAAGACTAAAAGAACCAGAGTCTTGCTTAAATTGGACTTTCATAAGGCGTACGACTCGGTAAGGTGGGAATCTGTTATCTACATACTGAAAGCCATGGGCTTTGGGTCCAAATGGAGAAAATGGATCTACACATGCCTATCTACAGCTTCCATTTCTATACTTATTAATGGTACTCCCACCAGACCATTCAAAATGGAAATGGGCCTCAGGCAAGGTGATCCCATCTCGCCTTTCTGTTCTTGTTAATGTGAGGCTTTCAATCAAGTTATGCTTAAGGGAATTCAAATGGGGTTAATTCATGGTTTAGAAGTGGGTAAGGACAAGGTTGTTTTAAGTCACTTACAATTTGCAGACGATACTCTTATATTCTCGTCCGCTACTTCTCAAATCTTGACAAATATCAAGAGGCTTCTTGACAACTTTCAGCGCTCTCTCTTTGGATTCACTATTAATTTTAAGAAATGCTCTCGTAATACTAGGAAAGTGTCGGCGAGTGGGGAGAATCAAATGCTCGGAAGTCATTTTGTCAAGTTGTACAACTACCTGTGAAATATTTGGGTATTCCTCTGGGTTCTAACCCGAATAAACTCTCGACCTGGGATTCAGTGGTGGAAAATATAAGGAGAAGGCTGGCTAGTTGGAAGACGGGGATAATCTCAAAAGCTAGAAGAGTGGTCCTCATTAAATCCGTCTTGAACTCGCTGCCTCTCTTTTATATGTCTATGTTTAAGATTCCTAAAGGCGTCTTGAAAAAAATTATCAGTTTGCAAAGAAAGTTTTATTGGGGAAGAAACAATGGGCGTGATATTGTTCCCTTGATGAACTGGAATATTATCCAACTGCCAAAGGCGATGGGTGGCCTAGGCGTGGGTGACTTACAGATTAAAAACGCAAGTATGCTCTTCAAGTGGTGGTGGCGATTTTCTGTGGAACATAAGGCGCTTTGGAAGAGAATTATTTGTTCAATTCACGAACTCAACCCCGAAGGAATGTTTAGAAGTGAAGAAAAGGTGGCTAAGTTTGGCCTATGGAAGTCGATTTGCTCTGTCAGTGATTGGGATACGGACATTGGAAAAGTCACAAAGTAGGGTATCAGGATACAAATTGGAAAAGGTAATACGGTCAGGTTTTGGGAGGATCTTTGGATTGACAGTGTAACTCTCAAAGAAGGGTTTCCGAGACTTTTTAATGTGTCGACTCAGAAAAATTAGTGTGTGGCTGAAATGGGTACCTGGCAAGGCGATGATTGGGTCTGGCAGCTTCAATGGCGAAGAAGATTATTTTAATGAGAATTATCACTACTAGACCATTTAAATTTGATGATTGAGGGCTACAAACCTTTAAGGGATAAAAATGATTGCCATATCTGGGCTTTTGACAAGTCAGAATGCTACACGGCTAAAACTTTTGTTGATGCCTTCTATAACTTGAAATACAATGGAGCAGAGCGTAAGCCTTGGTTCAGCCGTCTTTGGAAAGGACTTGCACCACCAAGGCATGAGATAATTCTTTGGGCAATACTATGGAATAAGGTGAACACTAAGGATAGGATGCTTAAGTGGAAAGAAATGGCTTGGAAGGAGACGATGTGTACTTTTTGTTGTGAAGATTTGGAGACCGCCAAACACCTGTTTTTGCATTGTAGGTATTCTTGGAAGCTATGGACGAGTATTTGTGAGGCTTGGGATATGGCATGGATTTGTCCCGGTGGGATTGATGATGCTTTTCTGATATGGTGTGACTCTCACTTTGTCGGGTTTGAGAAACGACTTTGGGACGTATTCTTCATTGCTATAGTTACTATTATTTGGGAATTGCGAAATGAAGCGATTTTCGAGAACAAAACTCCTAACTGGCCGTGTATTGTAGACAAGCTGTTTTTAAGAGTTGGGTTGTGGTGCAAATCGTGGAAAGAAGGTTTACCTTATACCTTAGAAGAATGGTTGAACAATTGGAAAATATTTAGAACATGGAAGGAGAAAATGATAGGGCAAAGGACAACTCCGCGACTTGAGTTTTGATGCTGGCAATTGCtaagttttttatttgtttttatttgtgtTGTTTTTCGTTTTGTAAACTTGTTTGGGACCCTACTCGCTGTAGGTCTCGGGGTTTACCCCgccttttaataaaaaaaaaaaaaaatttacacaaTTGCATGAGTTAGATAAACAAAAGTTTTATTTGGTTTGCACTTTGCACCATTCCTTTTATATTTAAATCGAAGATGAGTAGAACTATAAAGGCAATACAAAATCTTCCTCCTGATGTTTAACGCTAATTCAAACTCTAGCTCTTGTTTCTTTGCAACTCGTTAACTTTTAACCTTTAAAAAGTACATATCGGAAAAGAAGATAATCAACGTCTTGAACTCGatatcttaattttttttttggaagaaaGAAGTGCATAAATTAAACCAAGAGTACAAGAGTACAAGAAAATCAAGGGGGGGTCGGGGGGAAGCGGTTCGATAGCCGCTACAAAGTCACTATTACAAAGGCGAAGAACGAAAGGTGGGGCAACGTCCCAAATAATACAACCATTACTAGAACTACTATCAACTAAACCGGCTttggcaagagcatccgcaacagCATTAGCAGATCTTTTCTCAAAGACAATCTTCAAGCGGGGGGAGCTATCCAAGAGATCCCTACACTCAAGAATAACATTAGCAAATTGACCACAAGGCTAAGCCTTACTCAAAATAGAAGTAACCGCATTAAGGcaatccgaggcaatgataaaaCGATCCATAGACGCAAGGCCGGCCCTAAGACCCTCCCTAATGGCTAAGACCTCCCCAACGAAGGGGGAGGGGGCAAGAAGTCGCCTAGACCAACCCCGAACCCAGGATCCTATGTCGTTCCTAACCACACACCCAATACAAGCTAAAGAATTTAGGAGGGAGAAAGCCGCATCAACGTTAATTTTAAACCAACAAAGCGGAGGAAGGGCCCAACTACAAGGGTAGTAAGAGGCAGAGGTAGACCCGGGTGAGGAGGGAGGAAGGCTAGGAGACGAGGCAGAGGTCCAAGACTGGGCAAGATTGTTCGTGGCATCACGGAACAAGTGGGGCGGTCTTGGGGGGGTAGCGTTGAAAGTAGAGTCGCACCTTTGGATCCAAAGTCGCCACAGAACAAAGGAGAAGAGAGTAACCCAAGACGGATTACGAGAAGTGCAATTCACATGGATCCTAGGCTGGAGGTCGAGAGAGAAGAAAGATTGATCGACATTGAGGAGAGCCCAAACAGAGGTAGCAGTACTACAATCGCGAAGAATGTGGATAGAGGAGTCCTCGAGGGATGGATTGGGGCACAGGAGGCAAGCTGGGGAGGGGAGGATGGTTCTTTTAAAGAGGGTCTTTACTAGTAGTTATCTAGGCCTTTGGGATTCGGAAATCGAAAACCTTTATATTAAGAATGGCTCTAAAACAACACACAATGTATATCAAAGGGAAAGCAATGTTAGATAAGCATCAGTTATCAACAAAGACCTTATATAAGAATTATTGATCAACAAAAAGAAATGTGAGTGGAACTGCatctttttcatcatttttttctgTTGAATAAGAACTACCTTTCCACTTCTTGGGAGATACAGAATCAGAGATCAGAGAAAGACTATACTAGGGCTAGAAGAATTGGAACTCATTTTTGCGGTGGCCAGTAATGCGGTAATACCTATTGCTTTCGAGAATTGCATCCACCAACTGCTGTCTCGCAGTATTTTACCATACTCCTTGAATACATCCGTCTCAACAAATACACAACACAAAAGGTGTCGATAATACATACCCTAAAAAATTCAGGAAGGCAACTTATCTTCAGAAATTTTAAGACATTCAAGCTTATTTTAAATACTATTACTTCGTACATTATTACATATACACAGCACACAGTGAAACCCTAGAATTAGCTTAAAGCTCCTCTTACGAATACAATCTGATTCACACACGCGCGCGTGGGCACACACACACTAGAAAACCAAgcagaataaataaataaaaccagGAAGGTACATTCAATTAAAAGACAACCTCTTAATTTCAGATTGATCATACAATTTAGACATTGCTGAAAAGATTATAATTTAATGCAGAAGGGCATCACTTATCTCCAAACAAGTACCCAAGTGAAGAATTTCCCCCAGGCACATATTTCACTTTTGTTGAAGGACGGTTCTACAAAGATTAAAATAAACAAATGTTAGAATACGACTTGAATCGGTTAAGTCCCCTTTTCGAACAACCCAGCACGGAAACTCGCTAACACATTGTTATTGAACTACCTGTTTATTCTGGATTTCTTGCTAAGATTATCTGTTTAGACTTATTAGTTCCCGCCTTTATTTAGAGATTATTATATACGGAGTACTCTCTATGTCATAACCTAGCTATATTTTGTTATTTGTGCTCTTCAATATGAATAAAGCTTCTCTCCCTTAAATCTGTGTTCtttaattactccctccgtctcaatcatttgtttacctttgattacaATACTCCTAaagttacaaataataataaaaagtaaacaaatgattgggacagagGAAATAAGATCTTAATTATATTATGGCAACGAATGTAATTAATTAAGAACAAATTAATTCTATTAAAGTCTCACACCGGAATCTAATACCATGAtgtacataaacgtaaacaattgaaataaagacTTACAGTAATGAAATTCCCCGAGTTTTGGCCATTTGCTCTATGATAATTGTTGATATTGGGTTCTTGTTTGGGGTTAGATGTCGCAATCTCATCTTCGCCTTTGTCGATACCATATGGTGGATCGATAGTTTTGGAGGGCGACGGAGGAGGTTCCTTAACCGGCTGTCCTCCTTGAGAGCTAAACAGGTAGTCTAAAGAGCTTTGTCCACCTCCAGAACTTCCACCTCTACTCATGGCTGCTTGACAAAATTTGGAAACTATGACAAATAAGGTAGCTTACACATGTTACTATATATAGACTGTATTCTGTAACTTTTCAAGTGCATACCCCAGCATTCCACTCAGTACAGTGACCCCATATACAACCATACCAATTAATGAAAGGGGAACATGTTTTTATCAACTGATTTGACTTTTGACGTATGGACCAACTTTCCTATAGCTTATGATGTACTCATACTTTCATAGTCATCATGTATGGAGTATAAGTTAGTTTTTGGTGTAATGGTATTTATGAAGCGGTTTTGAAGTCGGCGAGTACTAAACCTGGTTCATATGTGTCATTGGTCAATGACTTCACATCTTCACCGCACATTAGTCTATACACAATACCAACGATAACCTTTAGAAACACTTATTTTCTTGTGGCACAAAAAAAACGCCTGTTACATGTGAAGTAGGTAATTGTGGATTCTATTAGCCTTCGGTTCTATATTACTATATTATATGGTATGCTATAGAAAAACAGCATCAATAATAACAAATCATATGACGATAATACTATCAGATACCACATATATAATGGGTTAGGACTTTTGTGTAATAACAAGCCATGTTAAGACGTTTTTTACTTCCAACATACAACAATGGCGACATTACCATTGATAAAGGACTCTCGTAAATGGAGGAATAAGGAAAGGGTCGATCAGATCAACGTAGCGTATGCATGCCTGTATTAGCAGTACACGTGCTGTTTTCAGAAGCCCCAAATTGAATATGTTGTCGAGAATTGCATCAAATGACTACTAGATTATAATAGAAAGAAAAACAATACTTTGATGAACCATTTTGCTTTATCCATTATCATTAAGAACAAAAGAAGAGTGTATATCTGCATCCTTCATAAATAGAAATTATAAAATTGATAAGAGTTAACAAAAACAAGCACCATGTTGCAATCAGACTAAGAAAGGTCGTCTACAATGACCATTATGATAATAACAGCATTAACAGGTATGTGCAACTGTACAAGTCATCAACCATCAACCATAAAATTGCTAAGAAAATAAGAAATTCTACAGTCTGACACATCCGGTCACAATCTATGAAGTGTTGAAATGTCGGGAGTTAGAAAGTCGAATAAGGTTATTTCCGTGAAGCTTTcaattttttggtctaaaatgaagtgtcgAAGTGTCGTGTTGTGTCGGACATGGGACTAAAATGGAACGTCGGAGTAACATAGGTCACAGCATGATACTGATACATCAACCAGACCTGGGTAACTGTTTATAAGTATTAAGGACACTAGGAAATCCCCTAAATAAACCTAGCTATAATTCCATGTCAAACATGATCAACTATAATAAACCATAATAAAAAGAACCAATCGAAAAGTTCAAAAAAGTGAGGGACAAATTGAGTCACAATCACACAAATCTTTACTCTCAATGAACATTAAATGGCTTTATGATCAAGACAgatgatttatttaattaataaacCAAAGAGGGAAAATTAAGTGGGGTTAAATCATCCCAATGTGACACTATAGCAATGGTGGAGTGAGAGGCTAGTAGGGACGGTTGTATACCTTAACAATGAATACTTTAAAATCTAACGTTAAAATTTTCAATTGCTTTTTAAAGTTTAATCCCTATTTATTAGTTCCGTCACTAAGCGCTCGGTTGGAAGGGTGCCTGTAGGCCAAAGATACACTACTGTACTCCAAGTCTACTAATCTTGCTAGGACACCTGTACTTTTTACTTGGGCTGGCCAAGTTGGTATTAAAAAAGCCTTTCCTTAACCAAGTTTAATTTTTTAACTCATGGGAAAACTTTAGCTTGTTATTAAAAAGTATCATTAGCATTGCAATTGAACCGAAAAATGCACTCAGAAACCCAAGAAAGGTCACCATGCATTCTATCAACTTATTGTTGATAGCTGAAGTTATATGCCTTTAGTGTTGGTGGAGCATGCCAGTCTGTTTTACACTGTCGCTATTTGTCGAAAATGTTTTTGGTTGAAAAGCTAAGATACACAGTTCAAGAAACAAGGCCGCAATGAGTTGTTTATCTAAAGCAACAACGATGTTACCCTAGTGCCTCAAGGGC contains:
- the LOC141588644 gene encoding uncharacterized protein LOC141588644, with translation MIEGYKPLRDKNDCHIWAFDKSECYTAKTFVDAFYNLKYNGAERKPWFSRLWKGLAPPRHEIILWAILWNKVNTKDRMLKWKEMAWKETMCTFCCEDLETAKHLFLHCRYSWKLWTSICEAWDMAWICPGGIDDAFLIWCDSHFVGFEKRLWDVFFIAIVTIIWELRNEAIFENKTPNWPCIVDKLFLRVGLWCKSWKEGLPYTLEEWLNNWKIFRTWKEKMIGQRTTPRLEF
- the LOC141587242 gene encoding protein SPIRAL1-like 5; amino-acid sequence: MSRGGSSGGGQSSLDYLFSSQGGQPVKEPPPSPSKTIDPPYGIDKGEDEIATSNPKQEPNINNYHRANGQNSGNFITNRPSTKVKYVPGGNSSLGYLFGDK